Proteins from one Amycolatopsis benzoatilytica AK 16/65 genomic window:
- a CDS encoding acyl-CoA dehydrogenase family protein → MPVALTEEQTALAAAVRDWAAAHDPVAAVRSAEAAGAGLPAGFEALGLAGVALPASVNGADGTVADLAAGLAAAAEALVPGPLLSTALAGLLLAEHAKELAGEIADGTARVAVQLAESAAVPGADSETWLLLPRGDRYVLVPPGAAVEALAPFDFSRSLGRIAGAPAGEVLDLPDVRDLAATLAVAEAAGVARWCLKTAVEYAKVREQFGQVIGSFQAVKHLCAEMLCRAEAAEALAWDAASAVGDPLAAASAAAVALDAAVENAKDCIQVLGGIGFTWEHDAHLYLRRALALREWLGGSRRWRQRAADLALAGKRRTLGVEVGEDPEVTRRAAEIAALPVEDQQRALADSGLLAPHWPAPYGLGADAAAQLRIDAALNAAEVRRPDLVIGGWAVPTILAHGTDDQRARFAAPTLRGEVTWCQLFSEPGAGSDLASLRTAAKRVDGGWLLTGQKVWTSLAREADWAICLARTDPDVPKHKGITYFLVDMRASGITTRPLREITGRSVFNEVFLDEVFVPDADVVGEPGAGWKLARTTLANERVALGRGSAVGENVEVLLESAPPDVDRDRLGALIGQGSACSVLDLRAAVRRLDGLGPGAESSVAKLLGVRHRQETAEFALSVSAELVADSPAAQEFLLTRCLSIAGGTTQVLLSAAAERVLGLPR, encoded by the coding sequence ATGCCGGTCGCGCTCACCGAGGAACAAACCGCGCTCGCTGCCGCCGTGCGGGATTGGGCGGCGGCCCACGACCCGGTCGCCGCGGTGCGGTCGGCGGAGGCGGCCGGCGCTGGGCTGCCGGCCGGGTTCGAGGCGCTGGGCCTCGCCGGCGTCGCGTTGCCCGCCTCGGTGAACGGGGCGGACGGGACGGTCGCGGACCTCGCCGCCGGGCTCGCCGCGGCGGCGGAGGCGCTGGTGCCGGGGCCGCTGCTGAGCACCGCGCTGGCCGGGCTGCTCCTGGCCGAGCACGCGAAGGAGCTCGCCGGGGAGATCGCGGACGGGACGGCGCGGGTCGCGGTCCAGCTGGCGGAATCGGCGGCGGTGCCCGGTGCCGACTCGGAGACGTGGCTGCTGCTGCCGCGCGGGGACCGGTATGTGCTGGTACCGCCAGGAGCCGCGGTGGAAGCCTTGGCTCCCTTCGACTTTTCTCGCTCGCTGGGGCGGATCGCCGGTGCCCCGGCGGGGGAAGTCCTCGATCTGCCGGACGTTCGGGATCTCGCGGCGACGCTCGCGGTCGCGGAGGCCGCCGGCGTGGCGCGGTGGTGCCTGAAAACGGCCGTCGAGTACGCGAAGGTCCGGGAGCAGTTCGGCCAGGTGATCGGCAGTTTCCAAGCTGTCAAACACTTGTGCGCGGAGATGCTGTGCCGGGCCGAGGCCGCCGAAGCGCTGGCCTGGGATGCGGCATCGGCGGTCGGCGACCCGTTGGCGGCGGCGAGCGCGGCCGCGGTGGCGTTGGACGCGGCCGTCGAAAACGCCAAGGACTGCATTCAAGTTCTCGGCGGTATCGGGTTCACCTGGGAGCACGACGCGCATCTCTACCTCCGTCGTGCGCTTGCGTTGCGAGAGTGGCTCGGCGGCTCGCGACGGTGGCGCCAGCGGGCGGCGGACCTGGCGTTGGCCGGGAAGCGGCGGACACTGGGCGTGGAGGTCGGCGAGGACCCGGAGGTCACCCGGCGGGCAGCGGAAATCGCCGCGCTGCCCGTGGAAGACCAGCAGCGCGCCCTCGCGGACTCCGGGTTGCTGGCTCCGCACTGGCCCGCGCCGTACGGTCTCGGCGCGGACGCGGCGGCTCAGCTGCGGATCGACGCCGCGCTCAACGCCGCCGAGGTACGCCGTCCGGACCTGGTCATCGGCGGGTGGGCGGTGCCCACGATCCTCGCGCACGGCACGGACGACCAGCGCGCCCGGTTCGCCGCGCCGACGTTGCGGGGCGAGGTGACGTGGTGCCAGTTGTTCAGCGAGCCCGGCGCCGGCTCGGATCTGGCGTCGCTGCGCACCGCGGCGAAACGGGTCGACGGGGGCTGGCTGCTGACCGGGCAGAAGGTGTGGACGTCGCTCGCCCGCGAAGCGGATTGGGCGATCTGCCTGGCCCGCACGGATCCGGACGTGCCGAAGCACAAGGGCATCACGTATTTCCTGGTCGACATGCGGGCGTCCGGGATCACCACCCGCCCGCTGCGCGAGATCACCGGCCGGAGCGTGTTCAACGAGGTCTTCCTGGACGAGGTGTTCGTGCCGGACGCGGACGTGGTCGGCGAGCCCGGCGCGGGCTGGAAGCTGGCGCGCACGACGCTGGCGAACGAACGCGTCGCGCTGGGCCGGGGCTCGGCGGTGGGGGAGAACGTGGAGGTGCTGCTGGAGTCCGCGCCGCCGGACGTGGACCGGGACCGGCTCGGTGCGCTGATCGGGCAAGGCAGCGCGTGTTCGGTGCTGGACCTGCGCGCGGCGGTGCGGCGGCTGGACGGGCTCGGGCCGGGCGCGGAATCGTCGGTGGCGAAGCTGCTGGGAGTACGGCACCGGCAGGAAACGGCCGAATTCGCGCTGTCGGTCTCGGCCGAGCTGGTGGCGGACTCCCCGGCGGCGCAGGAATTCCTGCTGACCCGCTGCCTGTCCATCGCGGGCGGAACGACACAGGTGCTGCTTTCCGCGGCCGCGGAGCGGGTGCTGGGGCTGCCCCGCTGA
- the kstR gene encoding cholesterol catabolism transcriptional regulator KstR: MPGKAKAPAAKPRANGLGAMGDELGSAAQRDRRRRIIDATLALASKGGYDAVQMRAVAEKADVALGTLYRYFPSKIHLLVSGLAQQFERAHEKIERSAIPGETPAERLMFVLGRNTRLMQRDPHLTEAMVRAFMFADTSAAAEVELVGRLMEDMFASAMGIDEPTEADRDIFHVVADVWMANLVAWVTRRASAADVASRLELSVHLLLDK, translated from the coding sequence ATGCCGGGCAAGGCGAAGGCGCCGGCCGCGAAACCGCGGGCGAACGGCCTGGGCGCGATGGGCGACGAGCTGGGCTCCGCGGCCCAGCGGGACCGCCGCCGCCGCATCATCGACGCGACGCTGGCACTGGCCTCCAAGGGCGGCTACGACGCCGTGCAGATGCGCGCGGTCGCCGAAAAGGCCGACGTCGCGCTGGGCACGCTGTACCGCTACTTCCCCTCGAAGATCCACCTGCTGGTGTCCGGCCTGGCCCAGCAGTTCGAACGCGCCCACGAGAAGATCGAACGCAGCGCGATCCCCGGCGAAACCCCCGCCGAGCGGCTGATGTTCGTCCTGGGCCGCAACACCCGGCTGATGCAACGCGACCCGCACCTGACCGAGGCGATGGTGCGCGCGTTCATGTTCGCCGACACGTCGGCGGCGGCCGAGGTGGAACTGGTCGGCCGACTGATGGAAGACATGTTCGCCAGCGCGATGGGCATCGACGAGCCGACCGAAGCCGACCGCGACATCTTCCACGTGGTAGCCGACGTGTGGATGGCCAACCTGGTCGCCTGGGTGACGAGGCGAGCCTCCGCCGCGGACGTAGCCAGCCGCCTGGAACTGTCCGTGCACCTGCTGCTGGACAAGTAG
- a CDS encoding DUF742 domain-containing protein, producing the protein MSQGSGLFGDEPGDVGEPPRGEAAGGDDGTFADVLNGFSLDSGRSRRKRKKSAKEAKESESPAPPVAGAHATADSPAAPPPPADQGDGVTSLVSPPGSTDSDGPRPGGIFDPGPPSGEFSMPSAIVRPAFPEPMDPAEETSIVRPYALTGGRTRANYALELETLISTKDHVAAGGFPQAAAEQIESISIMEACRTPRSVAEIAAVLSVPLGVARVLISDAADAGLVTVHRTISGQEGAEAHLVLMERVLSGLRRL; encoded by the coding sequence ATGAGCCAGGGGTCCGGATTGTTCGGCGATGAGCCCGGAGACGTCGGCGAGCCCCCGCGCGGGGAGGCGGCCGGCGGCGACGACGGCACGTTCGCCGACGTCCTCAACGGGTTCAGCCTGGATTCGGGCCGCTCGCGCAGAAAGCGGAAGAAGAGCGCCAAAGAAGCGAAGGAATCCGAGTCCCCAGCGCCGCCCGTCGCGGGAGCGCACGCGACAGCGGACTCGCCGGCAGCACCACCGCCGCCGGCCGACCAAGGAGATGGTGTGACCTCTCTCGTCTCTCCACCGGGCAGTACGGACTCCGACGGCCCCAGACCAGGCGGGATCTTCGACCCAGGACCGCCGAGCGGCGAGTTCTCCATGCCCTCGGCGATCGTGCGGCCCGCGTTTCCCGAACCGATGGACCCGGCCGAAGAAACGTCGATCGTGCGGCCGTACGCTCTCACCGGCGGGCGCACCCGGGCGAACTACGCGCTCGAACTGGAGACCTTGATCTCCACGAAAGACCATGTCGCCGCAGGGGGCTTCCCCCAGGCGGCGGCGGAACAGATCGAGAGCATCTCGATCATGGAAGCGTGCCGGACCCCGCGTTCGGTGGCGGAGATCGCGGCGGTGCTGTCCGTGCCGCTGGGGGTGGCCAGGGTGCTGATCAGCGACGCGGCCGACGCCGGACTGGTCACCGTGCACCGGACGATCTCGGGTCAAGAAGGCGCCGAAGCGCACTTGGTGTTGATGGAAAGGGTTTTGAGTGGACTCCGTCGGCTTTAA
- a CDS encoding GTP-binding protein, whose protein sequence is MDSVGFKAPRETAPPTMTSAKIVVAGGFGAGKTTFVGSVSEIVPLTTEAMMTDASRGIDNLDQTPHKTTTTVAMDFGRVSLDTDLILYLFGTPGQQRFWFMWDDLVRGAIGAVVLADTRRLADSFAPIDFFEDRGLPYIVGVNTFDGVLEHDINDVREALSIDSSIPIVRCDARERESTKQTLITLVEYAMRQWIALRAAKAGQAR, encoded by the coding sequence GTGGACTCCGTCGGCTTTAAGGCACCGCGGGAAACCGCGCCCCCGACCATGACATCGGCGAAGATCGTGGTGGCGGGCGGCTTCGGAGCGGGCAAGACGACCTTTGTGGGCTCGGTGTCGGAAATCGTTCCGCTCACCACCGAGGCGATGATGACCGACGCCAGCCGCGGCATCGACAACCTCGACCAGACCCCGCACAAGACGACCACGACGGTCGCCATGGACTTCGGTCGCGTCTCGCTCGACACCGACCTGATCCTGTACCTGTTCGGCACGCCCGGACAGCAGCGGTTCTGGTTCATGTGGGACGACCTGGTGCGCGGCGCGATCGGGGCGGTCGTGCTGGCCGACACCCGCCGCCTCGCGGACTCGTTCGCGCCGATCGACTTCTTCGAAGACCGCGGCCTGCCCTACATCGTCGGCGTGAACACGTTCGACGGCGTGCTCGAACACGACATCAACGACGTGCGCGAAGCGCTGTCGATCGATTCGAGCATCCCGATCGTCCGGTGCGACGCCCGGGAGCGCGAATCGACCAAGCAGACGCTGATCACGCTGGTCGAGTACGCGATGCGGCAGTGGATCGCGTTGCGGGCGGCGAAGGCCGGGCAGGCGCGCTGA
- a CDS encoding LLM class F420-dependent oxidoreductase: MEFGISTFVTDEGIRPDVLGEALEERGFDSLFLAEHSHIPASRETPYPGGSELPRMYYRTLDPFVALTAAAVNTSELVLGTGVILLIQRDVIHTAKEAASLDLISRGRAVLGVGAGWNIEEMTNHGTDPKTRGKLLNEQISALKEIWGQEQAAFHGELVDFDPIFAWPKPVQSPGVPIYVGGSSPAAIRRVIAHADGWIPNPAVDPAKVRSVRAELAEAGRGDLPVTLFGGPAEAEAIREYAEAGVDRYGISLPTMPEAETLAALDEFAALAAKFRN; this comes from the coding sequence ATGGAATTTGGGATCTCCACGTTCGTGACCGACGAAGGCATCCGTCCCGACGTGCTGGGGGAGGCGCTGGAGGAGCGCGGGTTCGACTCGCTGTTCCTCGCCGAGCACTCGCACATCCCGGCCAGCCGCGAAACGCCTTACCCGGGCGGGTCCGAGCTGCCGCGGATGTACTACCGGACGCTCGACCCGTTCGTGGCGCTCACCGCGGCCGCGGTCAACACGTCCGAACTGGTGCTGGGAACCGGCGTGATCCTGCTGATCCAGCGGGACGTGATCCACACCGCCAAGGAGGCGGCGTCGCTGGACCTGATCTCGCGCGGGCGGGCCGTGCTGGGCGTCGGGGCCGGGTGGAACATCGAGGAGATGACCAATCACGGCACCGATCCGAAGACTCGCGGGAAGCTGCTGAATGAGCAGATCTCGGCGTTGAAGGAGATCTGGGGGCAGGAGCAGGCGGCGTTCCACGGCGAACTGGTGGACTTCGACCCGATCTTCGCGTGGCCCAAGCCGGTGCAGAGCCCGGGAGTGCCGATCTACGTGGGCGGGTCCAGTCCGGCGGCGATCCGCCGGGTGATCGCGCACGCGGACGGGTGGATTCCCAACCCCGCGGTGGATCCGGCGAAGGTGCGAAGCGTGCGGGCCGAACTCGCGGAGGCGGGGCGCGGGGACCTGCCGGTGACGTTGTTCGGCGGGCCGGCCGAGGCGGAGGCGATCCGGGAGTACGCCGAGGCCGGGGTGGACCGCTACGGGATTTCGCTGCCGACCATGCCGGAGGCAGAGACGCTGGCTGCGCTGGACGAGTTCGCGGCGTTGGCGGCGAAGTTCCGCAACTGA
- a CDS encoding DUF899 domain-containing protein: MTTALPRIVSPEEWASAREELLRKEKELTRATDRVAAERRRMPMVRFGKDYAFTDREGRKSLLDLFAGRRQLIVYHFMLFPGDEAGCPGCSLLVDNMSNPAHLNARDVTLQVVAPATPAEIERYWARMGWTVPWASAAGTDFLADCGIGGGFGVSVFLRDGDDVFRTYFTSNRGGDQFVTTLRYLDVTPFGRQEAWQEESRGTDAPGAWWRRHDEY, translated from the coding sequence ATGACCACCGCACTTCCCCGCATCGTTTCCCCCGAAGAATGGGCGAGCGCACGAGAAGAGTTACTGCGCAAGGAGAAGGAGCTGACCCGGGCGACGGACCGGGTGGCCGCCGAGCGCCGTCGGATGCCGATGGTCCGCTTCGGCAAGGACTATGCGTTCACCGACCGGGAGGGCAGGAAAAGCCTGCTGGATCTCTTTGCTGGGCGACGGCAGCTGATCGTCTACCACTTCATGCTGTTTCCCGGCGACGAAGCCGGCTGCCCGGGCTGTTCCCTGCTGGTGGACAACATGAGCAACCCCGCGCATCTGAACGCGCGCGACGTGACTCTCCAGGTCGTCGCGCCCGCGACGCCGGCCGAAATCGAGCGATACTGGGCCCGCATGGGCTGGACCGTCCCCTGGGCCTCCGCGGCAGGAACGGACTTTCTCGCAGACTGCGGGATCGGCGGCGGTTTCGGCGTGAGCGTCTTCCTCCGAGACGGAGACGACGTCTTCCGCACGTATTTCACGTCGAACCGCGGCGGAGACCAGTTCGTCACGACCCTGCGCTACCTCGACGTCACGCCCTTCGGACGCCAGGAAGCGTGGCAGGAAGAGTCGCGCGGCACCGACGCCCCCGGTGCCTGGTGGCGCCGCCACGACGAGTACTGA
- a CDS encoding ArsR/SmtB family transcription factor, producing the protein MPTDQLSTTFAALADPTRRAILARLTRGEATVNELAEPFEVSLQAVSKHLKVLEHAGLISRGRTRQSRPCRLEAAPLASVAGWVAEYRRFWEDGFDRLDQHLRQLQAEEEETGK; encoded by the coding sequence ATGCCGACAGATCAGCTGAGCACCACGTTCGCCGCGCTGGCGGACCCGACCCGGCGCGCGATCCTCGCCCGGCTCACTCGCGGCGAGGCGACGGTCAACGAGCTGGCAGAGCCGTTCGAGGTGAGCCTGCAGGCGGTGTCCAAGCATCTGAAGGTGCTGGAGCACGCCGGACTGATCAGCCGCGGCCGGACCCGGCAGTCGCGGCCGTGCCGCCTGGAGGCCGCACCGCTGGCGAGCGTGGCGGGCTGGGTCGCCGAGTACCGGCGGTTCTGGGAGGACGGGTTCGACCGGTTGGACCAGCACCTGCGGCAGCTTCAGGCGGAAGAGGAGGAGACCGGAAAATGA
- a CDS encoding class I SAM-dependent methyltransferase: protein MPDTDFEQMYQGESPLGDRVPWDIDGPQPALVALEATGAFRGEVLDIGCGLGENALFLASRGHRVTGLDGAPTALARAREKAASRDLAVTFAQADATRLDGYEGSFDSVLDSALYHCLDEEDRHTYLAALTRATRPGARLNLFCFSDAVPENFPGPARITEQNLRETVGRNWTITTIEPAAYVTAMTRETLQRAMSAFSPDQRADPAALAALETDEQGRVQVPVWRLAAERA, encoded by the coding sequence ATGCCCGACACCGACTTCGAGCAGATGTACCAGGGCGAGAGCCCGCTCGGCGACAGAGTCCCGTGGGACATCGACGGCCCGCAGCCCGCCCTCGTCGCACTGGAGGCGACCGGCGCGTTCCGCGGCGAAGTCCTGGACATCGGTTGCGGCCTAGGCGAAAACGCGCTCTTCCTGGCCTCGCGCGGACACCGCGTGACCGGGCTCGACGGCGCCCCCACCGCGCTCGCCCGCGCCCGCGAAAAGGCCGCCAGCCGGGACCTGGCGGTCACCTTCGCGCAAGCCGACGCCACCCGTCTCGACGGGTACGAAGGCAGTTTCGACTCTGTCCTCGACAGCGCGCTCTACCACTGCCTCGACGAAGAAGACCGCCACACTTACCTGGCCGCGCTCACCCGCGCGACCAGGCCCGGCGCCCGGCTGAACCTGTTCTGCTTCTCCGACGCCGTACCGGAGAATTTCCCCGGACCAGCCCGGATCACCGAGCAGAACCTGCGCGAAACCGTCGGCAGGAACTGGACGATCACCACGATCGAGCCGGCCGCCTACGTCACCGCGATGACGCGCGAAACGCTGCAGCGAGCCATGTCCGCCTTCTCGCCGGACCAACGAGCGGACCCGGCCGCGCTCGCCGCGCTGGAGACGGACGAGCAGGGCCGGGTCCAGGTGCCCGTGTGGCGATTGGCCGCCGAGCGGGCGTGA
- a CDS encoding SRPBCC family protein, producing MTNPDRGLTIVRVFDAPCDLVFRAWTDPAQFAAWFGPHGFVASETSTDPRPGGVWHSRITSAERDIDRRVSGVYREVSPPSRLVFTFQWQHPEDEVGETVVTIDFAELAGKTSMTFHQAPFPTQAEHDGHFDGWQQGFADLDRILEAAK from the coding sequence ATGACGAACCCGGACCGGGGACTCACCATCGTGCGAGTCTTCGACGCGCCCTGCGATCTGGTGTTCCGTGCCTGGACCGATCCGGCTCAGTTCGCCGCCTGGTTCGGCCCGCACGGGTTCGTCGCGTCGGAAACAAGCACCGACCCGCGTCCCGGCGGGGTCTGGCACAGCCGGATCACCAGCGCGGAACGAGACATCGACCGCCGGGTGTCCGGCGTCTACCGCGAGGTCTCGCCGCCGTCCCGGCTCGTTTTCACGTTCCAGTGGCAGCACCCGGAAGACGAGGTCGGCGAAACCGTCGTGACGATCGATTTCGCCGAGTTGGCGGGCAAGACCTCGATGACGTTCCATCAAGCGCCGTTCCCGACCCAAGCCGAGCACGACGGCCACTTCGACGGCTGGCAGCAAGGCTTCGCAGATCTCGACCGCATCCTGGAGGCAGCGAAATGA
- the icmF gene encoding fused isobutyryl-CoA mutase/GTPase IcmF → MSGSDLYRPANPVRFVTASSLFDGHDASINIMRRILQSQGAEVVHLGHNRSVDEVATAAIAEDVQGVAISAYQGGHVEYFSYLVELLNERGAGHIKVFGGGGGVIVREEIDLLHSRGVARIFSPEDGYEMGLPGMINMMIKACDTDLSAQPPASVDKLLSGDVPALARVITQLQRESLPTEWLSAITEAAGQRQVPVLGITGTGGSGKSSLTDELIRRFRLDQEDKLRIAVLAVDPSRRKGGGALLGDRIRMNCLDGSPVYFRSLATRTTTGEIPVGLSESILACKAAGFDLVIVETPGIGQGDAGIVDYVDESLYVMTPEFGAASQLEKIDMLDFADVVAINKFERRGAEDARRDVARQLVRNREAFGSAPEEMPVYGTSAAKFNDDGVTALYQHLRDLLAERGLSVSAGTLPAVSGKVSTDASTIIPGSRARYLADISETVRGYHTQTEKQVAAVRKREHLAEAKAALSEVDASTDALDGLLAAAESDVDGESTKLLERFEALAAQYREDELVVKIRDKELRTQLWRETLSGNRIPRVALPRYTESGELLSFLRRENLPGYFPYTAGVFPFKREGEDPARMFAGEGDAFRTNRRFKLLSADSEAKRLSTAFDSVTLYGHDPDTRPDIYGKVGTSGVSIATLDDMKALYDGFDLTAPNTSVSMTINGPAPTILAFFLNTAIDQKMAAFKHEHGREPSEAEAAELREWALKNVRGTVQADILKEDQGQNTCIFSTEFSLRMMADIQEWFISHGVRNFYSVSISGYHIAEAGANPISQLAFTLANGFTYVESYLARGMNIDDFAPNLSFFFSNGMDAEYSVLGRVARRIWAVAMRERYGANDRSQKLKYHVQTSGRSLHAQEMSFNDIRTTLQALCALYDNANSLHTNAFDEAITTPSESSVRRAMAIQMIINKEWGLSKNENPLQGSFVIDELTDLVEEAVLTEFDRISERGGVLGAMETGYQRGRIQDESLLYERKKHDGSLPIIGVNTFRNPRAGEDDVEVELARATEDEKQSQLRRLADFQQGHREEAQQALKTLREAATRGGNLFDVLMDAARVCSLGQITEAFFEVGGQYRRNV, encoded by the coding sequence ATGAGCGGCAGCGACCTGTACCGTCCCGCGAACCCGGTCCGGTTCGTCACGGCTTCCAGCTTGTTCGACGGCCACGACGCCTCGATCAACATCATGCGCAGAATCCTCCAGTCGCAGGGCGCGGAGGTGGTCCACCTGGGCCACAACCGGTCGGTCGACGAGGTGGCCACCGCCGCGATCGCCGAGGACGTGCAGGGGGTCGCCATCTCCGCCTATCAGGGCGGCCACGTCGAGTACTTCAGCTACCTTGTCGAGCTGCTCAACGAACGCGGCGCGGGGCACATCAAGGTGTTCGGCGGCGGCGGTGGCGTCATCGTCCGAGAGGAGATCGACCTGCTGCACTCGCGCGGCGTGGCGCGGATCTTCTCGCCCGAAGACGGCTACGAGATGGGCCTGCCGGGCATGATCAACATGATGATCAAGGCCTGCGACACGGACCTGTCCGCGCAGCCGCCCGCCTCGGTCGACAAGCTGCTCTCCGGCGACGTGCCGGCGCTCGCGCGGGTCATCACCCAGCTCCAGCGCGAAAGCCTGCCCACCGAGTGGCTGTCCGCGATCACCGAGGCCGCCGGTCAGCGGCAGGTGCCGGTACTGGGCATCACCGGCACCGGCGGTTCCGGCAAGTCCTCGCTCACCGACGAGCTGATCCGCCGCTTCCGGCTCGACCAGGAGGACAAGCTTCGCATCGCGGTCCTCGCGGTCGACCCGTCGCGGCGCAAGGGCGGCGGTGCGCTGCTCGGCGACCGGATCCGGATGAACTGCCTCGACGGCTCGCCGGTGTACTTCCGTTCGCTGGCCACCCGCACCACCACCGGCGAGATCCCGGTGGGGCTGAGCGAGTCGATCCTGGCCTGCAAGGCGGCCGGGTTCGACCTGGTGATCGTGGAGACGCCGGGCATCGGCCAGGGCGACGCGGGCATCGTCGACTACGTGGACGAGTCGCTGTACGTGATGACGCCGGAGTTCGGCGCCGCGTCGCAGCTGGAGAAGATCGACATGCTCGACTTCGCCGACGTGGTCGCGATCAACAAGTTCGAGCGCCGGGGCGCCGAGGACGCGCGCCGCGATGTGGCGCGTCAGCTGGTGCGCAACCGCGAGGCGTTCGGCTCCGCGCCCGAAGAGATGCCGGTGTACGGCACCAGCGCGGCGAAGTTCAACGACGACGGCGTGACCGCGCTGTACCAGCACCTGCGCGACCTGCTCGCCGAGCGCGGCCTGTCGGTGTCGGCCGGCACGCTGCCCGCGGTGTCGGGCAAGGTGTCCACCGACGCCAGCACGATCATCCCGGGCAGCCGGGCTCGCTACCTCGCGGACATTTCCGAGACGGTGCGCGGATATCACACGCAGACCGAGAAGCAGGTCGCCGCGGTCCGCAAGCGCGAGCACCTGGCCGAGGCCAAGGCCGCGCTGTCCGAGGTGGATGCGAGCACGGACGCGCTGGACGGCCTGCTGGCCGCTGCCGAGTCCGATGTGGACGGCGAGTCGACAAAGCTTCTCGAGCGGTTCGAGGCGCTGGCCGCCCAGTACCGCGAGGACGAGCTGGTGGTGAAGATCCGGGACAAGGAGCTGCGCACCCAGCTGTGGCGGGAAACCTTGTCCGGCAACCGGATCCCGCGGGTCGCGCTGCCCCGCTACACCGAGTCTGGCGAGCTGCTTTCGTTCCTGCGCCGGGAAAACCTGCCCGGCTACTTCCCCTACACCGCGGGCGTGTTCCCGTTCAAGCGCGAGGGCGAGGACCCGGCGCGGATGTTCGCCGGCGAGGGCGACGCGTTCCGCACCAACCGCCGGTTCAAGCTGCTGTCGGCCGATTCCGAGGCCAAGCGGCTCTCCACGGCGTTCGACTCGGTCACGCTGTACGGCCACGACCCGGACACCCGGCCGGACATCTACGGCAAGGTCGGCACCTCGGGCGTCTCGATCGCGACGCTGGACGACATGAAGGCGCTCTACGACGGCTTCGACCTCACCGCGCCGAACACCTCGGTGTCGATGACGATCAACGGCCCGGCGCCGACCATCCTGGCGTTCTTCCTGAACACCGCGATCGACCAGAAGATGGCCGCGTTCAAGCACGAGCACGGGCGCGAGCCGTCCGAGGCCGAGGCCGCCGAGCTGCGCGAGTGGGCGCTGAAGAACGTCCGCGGCACCGTGCAGGCGGACATCCTCAAGGAAGACCAGGGCCAGAACACCTGCATCTTCTCCACCGAGTTCAGCCTCCGGATGATGGCCGACATCCAGGAATGGTTCATCTCGCACGGGGTGCGCAACTTCTACTCGGTGTCGATCTCCGGGTACCACATCGCCGAAGCCGGCGCGAACCCGATCTCGCAGCTGGCGTTCACGCTCGCCAACGGCTTCACCTACGTGGAGTCGTACCTCGCGCGCGGCATGAACATCGACGACTTCGCGCCGAACCTTTCCTTCTTCTTCTCCAACGGGATGGACGCGGAGTACTCGGTGCTGGGCCGGGTCGCGCGGCGGATCTGGGCCGTGGCGATGCGCGAGCGCTACGGCGCGAACGACCGCTCGCAGAAGCTCAAGTACCACGTGCAGACCTCCGGCCGGTCGCTGCACGCGCAGGAGATGAGCTTCAACGACATCCGCACCACGCTGCAGGCGCTGTGCGCGCTGTACGACAATGCGAACTCCTTGCACACCAACGCGTTCGACGAGGCGATCACCACGCCGTCGGAGTCCTCGGTGCGCCGGGCGATGGCTATCCAGATGATCATCAACAAGGAGTGGGGCCTGTCGAAGAACGAGAACCCGCTGCAGGGTTCGTTCGTGATCGACGAGCTGACCGACCTGGTCGAGGAAGCCGTGCTCACCGAGTTCGACCGGATCTCCGAACGCGGCGGCGTGCTCGGCGCGATGGAGACCGGCTACCAGCGAGGCCGGATCCAGGACGAATCGCTGCTCTACGAACGCAAGAAGCACGACGGATCGCTGCCGATCATCGGCGTCAACACCTTCCGCAACCCGAGGGCCGGCGAGGACGACGTCGAGGTCGAGCTGGCTCGCGCGACCGAGGACGAGAAGCAGTCTCAGCTGCGCCGGCTGGCCGACTTCCAGCAGGGGCACCGCGAGGAGGCGCAGCAGGCGCTCAAGACGCTGCGTGAAGCGGCCACCCGCGGCGGCAACCTGTTCGACGTGCTGATGGATGCCGCGCGGGTGTGCTCGCTCGGTCAGATCACCGAGGCGTTCTTCGAGGTGGGCGGACAGTACCGGCGCAACGTCTGA